The following proteins are co-located in the Collinsella aerofaciens genome:
- a CDS encoding DUF5028 domain-containing protein, giving the protein MKKTLWTRRSALALFCCAAAGLAGMRVSVVNGNRTVIPEKYYAEGEWLSMDGAFLGSKDVVTDGYSFCIDGAELLTPREYLKRAHDDYSKYGTVDTKTRLKDADITCVIAVKMRVRNRDNIDGGIKAYVWHLVPESAPNYDFVVNTDLITQAMPVLGGSAAFAVQVGAENELLVPFMMQNTNDYFEGYETVRFEKAFPGTYTMKMTDLPERRLLRFEVK; this is encoded by the coding sequence ATGAAGAAGACCCTGTGGACGAGAAGATCGGCGCTCGCGCTTTTTTGCTGTGCTGCTGCCGGCCTTGCGGGCATGAGGGTGAGCGTCGTTAACGGGAACCGGACGGTCATTCCTGAGAAATATTACGCGGAGGGCGAATGGCTCTCGATGGATGGAGCGTTTCTGGGATCGAAGGATGTGGTGACTGATGGGTATTCGTTTTGCATAGACGGGGCAGAACTACTCACGCCGCGCGAGTATCTCAAACGAGCACATGACGATTATTCAAAATATGGCACCGTGGATACGAAAACGAGACTGAAGGATGCCGACATCACGTGCGTTATCGCCGTAAAGATGCGTGTCAGAAATAGGGATAATATCGACGGTGGAATCAAAGCGTATGTTTGGCATCTGGTTCCGGAGTCTGCGCCAAACTATGACTTTGTGGTCAATACCGATCTGATAACGCAGGCAATGCCGGTGCTGGGCGGTTCTGCTGCGTTTGCTGTACAGGTTGGGGCGGAGAACGAGTTGCTCGTCCCATTCATGATGCAAAACACCAACGACTATTTCGAAGGTTACGAGACCGTCCGTTTTGAGAAGGCTTTTCCCGGGACCTATACGATGAAGATGACCGATCTGCCAGAGAGAAGGCTCTTAAGGTTTGAAGTGAAGTAG
- a CDS encoding metallophosphoesterase family protein, translating to MGCVLMAVYVTGDVHGRAEYGASRFAFRSWPLGRTLTRDDAVIVAGDFGFVWDGSNAEKYWLDWFESKPWTTCFVDGNHENHHALAGLPVREWNGGLVHEARPHVLHLMRGEVFDIDGLTVLAMGGAASNDRQYRKEGRSWWPEEMPSEEETEHCRSSLDRVGWKVDYVVTHEAPAALAEKLCRERGREYRGDRLQRFLAELDGQLGYRAWFFGHYHGDEWCDAKHRLIYQDIVSIEDAALGSRNLLEML from the coding sequence GTGGGGTGCGTACTGATGGCTGTCTATGTGACGGGAGACGTGCACGGCAGGGCCGAGTACGGGGCCAGCAGGTTCGCCTTCAGGTCTTGGCCACTGGGCCGGACCCTGACGCGCGATGACGCAGTGATCGTGGCCGGCGACTTCGGCTTTGTCTGGGATGGATCCAACGCCGAGAAATACTGGCTCGACTGGTTCGAATCGAAGCCCTGGACCACGTGTTTCGTAGACGGCAACCATGAGAACCACCACGCCCTGGCCGGGCTGCCGGTGCGGGAGTGGAACGGCGGGCTCGTCCATGAGGCGCGACCGCACGTGCTGCACCTGATGCGCGGGGAGGTGTTCGATATCGACGGGCTCACGGTCCTTGCCATGGGCGGCGCCGCGAGCAACGACAGGCAGTATCGCAAAGAGGGGAGGAGCTGGTGGCCCGAGGAGATGCCGAGCGAGGAAGAGACGGAGCACTGCCGCTCCTCGCTCGACCGCGTGGGCTGGAAGGTCGACTACGTTGTGACTCACGAGGCCCCTGCCGCCCTGGCGGAGAAGCTGTGTCGCGAGCGCGGGCGCGAGTATCGGGGCGACCGGCTTCAGCGATTCCTTGCCGAGCTCGACGGTCAGCTCGGCTACCGCGCCTGGTTCTTCGGCCACTACCACGGCGACGAGTGGTGCGACGCCAAGCACCGCCTGATCTACCAAGACATCGTGTCGATCGAAGATGCCGCGCTCGGTTCTAGAAACCTCCTAGAAATGCTCTAG
- a CDS encoding DUF1648 domain-containing protein, translated as MPKKAPWITKDVRIVEAMGWLTGACSVVLTGFAIAAVPTGEKVPVHYGVDMQPNRWGSSVELLLLPIVMLACIALLALVLHLVSPEHWNQPAGLESDEKDAWYLASARSVAWFELECGVFSLLAALNPLSDDCKAMIVGAVAFELLLIATPLIFTARFRKSRGKGKARKL; from the coding sequence ATGCCCAAAAAAGCGCCATGGATAACAAAGGATGTTCGCATAGTAGAAGCGATGGGGTGGCTAACCGGCGCTTGCAGCGTCGTGCTGACAGGTTTTGCTATCGCAGCAGTGCCCACCGGAGAGAAGGTCCCCGTCCACTACGGCGTTGACATGCAGCCGAACCGCTGGGGCTCTTCTGTCGAGCTGTTGCTCCTCCCTATTGTCATGCTGGCTTGCATCGCGCTTTTGGCCCTCGTTCTCCATCTGGTCAGTCCAGAGCATTGGAACCAGCCTGCCGGTCTCGAGAGCGACGAGAAGGATGCTTGGTATCTCGCAAGTGCTCGCTCGGTGGCCTGGTTTGAGCTCGAGTGCGGCGTTTTCTCGCTGCTTGCGGCCCTTAACCCGTTGTCCGACGACTGCAAGGCGATGATTGTCGGCGCTGTTGCATTCGAACTATTGCTTATTGCAACGCCCCTTATATTCACTGCAAGGTTTCGCAAGAGCAGAGGTAAGGGCAAGGCTCGGAAACTTTAG
- a CDS encoding plasmid partition protein ParG, with protein sequence MAVKNNFNAFANNNTKPAKKRLMDNQDTAHKGDAGTDERKMITFYVSAKKHAALKAYCKQEGRTMTAVMQNAVDELLKEAENEDR encoded by the coding sequence ATGGCCGTTAAAAATAACTTCAATGCATTTGCCAACAACAACACCAAGCCGGCCAAAAAGCGCCTCATGGACAACCAGGACACCGCACACAAGGGTGATGCCGGGACCGACGAGCGCAAGATGATTACGTTTTACGTGTCGGCAAAGAAGCACGCAGCCCTGAAGGCCTACTGCAAGCAGGAGGGCAGGACGATGACAGCTGTGATGCAGAACGCTGTCGATGAACTGCTTAAAGAGGCGGAAAACGAAGACCGATAG
- a CDS encoding DUF5067 domain-containing protein — MEHLSVKKAINLARTLGVAGLLAVALVTTSGCIRTDNHQPEGQVSTSDSSQEEGAVYGKMEYSITGVEVHDSADDDGGKVAVVRWHAINNRTADSFATGSYITAYQNKQMLHGGLAADLQEDSFSSQGLAPGGECDGVSIFELNDMSPVEIKINGTSAGSNSLDQTFELE, encoded by the coding sequence ATGGAACATCTCTCTGTTAAAAAGGCAATCAACCTGGCTCGGACTCTCGGCGTCGCCGGTCTTTTGGCGGTTGCCCTGGTCACGACCTCTGGATGCATTCGTACAGATAATCACCAGCCGGAAGGCCAGGTTTCCACCTCTGATAGCTCGCAGGAAGAGGGCGCGGTTTACGGCAAGATGGAGTATTCAATCACCGGCGTCGAGGTACATGATTCGGCGGATGACGATGGCGGGAAGGTCGCCGTTGTTCGCTGGCACGCCATCAACAACCGAACCGCAGATTCCTTTGCCACTGGAAGCTACATTACGGCCTATCAGAATAAGCAGATGCTTCATGGCGGTCTTGCCGCCGATTTGCAGGAAGATTCCTTCTCTTCGCAAGGGCTTGCGCCGGGAGGCGAATGCGACGGTGTGTCGATTTTCGAACTCAATGACATGTCCCCCGTTGAAATTAAGATCAACGGCACGAGCGCTGGATCGAACTCTCTCGACCAGACCTTTGAATTGGAATAG
- a CDS encoding metallophosphoesterase family protein, producing MTVYVTGDIHGGLDMQKLRDWELGDSLTGDDYLIVAGDFGFPWDFSAEECADIAWLESRPYTALFVDGNHERFDHWEERPMEPWHGGLTQRLSDTSSIRRLMRGEVFELDGSTVFTMGGATSVDREYRVPYSSWWPQELPDERDFDTARTKLDKVGWKVDCVITHTCSTRMLSPTLYPDPGWERPDVDRLTGFLDELEDRLDYKRWYYGHFHRDGNPNERHTVLYDRIVRLGDKLLPWGAY from the coding sequence ATGACGGTCTATGTGACGGGCGACATCCACGGTGGGCTCGACATGCAAAAGCTCCGCGACTGGGAGCTTGGGGATAGCCTTACCGGCGATGACTACCTCATCGTTGCCGGTGACTTTGGCTTTCCGTGGGATTTCTCTGCCGAGGAATGCGCCGACATCGCCTGGCTGGAGTCGCGCCCCTACACGGCACTGTTCGTCGACGGCAACCACGAGCGCTTCGACCACTGGGAGGAGCGCCCCATGGAGCCGTGGCACGGCGGGCTGACGCAACGTCTGTCGGATACTTCGTCTATCCGCCGCCTCATGCGCGGCGAGGTCTTCGAGCTCGACGGCTCGACGGTCTTCACCATGGGCGGTGCCACGAGCGTGGACAGGGAATACCGCGTGCCGTATTCCAGCTGGTGGCCTCAGGAGCTCCCGGACGAGCGCGATTTCGATACCGCGCGGACAAAGCTCGACAAGGTCGGCTGGAAGGTCGACTGCGTCATCACCCATACCTGCTCGACGCGCATGCTCTCGCCGACGCTCTACCCGGACCCAGGCTGGGAGCGCCCTGATGTGGACCGGCTGACCGGATTCCTCGACGAGCTCGAGGATCGCCTGGACTATAAGCGCTGGTATTACGGCCATTTTCACCGAGACGGCAACCCGAACGAACGTCATACCGTGCTGTACGACCGGATCGTGAGGCTCGGGGACAAACTCCTGCCGTGGGGTGCGTACTGA
- a CDS encoding recombinase family protein, with translation MTRYGYARVSTKDQRLDRQIEALVNAGVAYGHIYKDKVTGAQDGDRTQQKRLFKKMRAGDEVVVESWERLTRSTRQLLNYDLMFRNLGVKLTSLKQPVDLDTAFGRFVLGTHACTAELERDLIRQRQAEGIAVKRSHGGNVGGRPRTAGVKADAAVRLYLGGETPIPDICAATGVSKSTLYRILRERGLVGVRK, from the coding sequence ATGACACGTTACGGATATGCTCGCGTGAGCACGAAAGACCAGAGGTTGGACCGCCAGATCGAGGCTCTGGTGAACGCTGGCGTGGCCTATGGCCATATCTACAAGGACAAGGTCACGGGTGCCCAGGACGGCGACCGGACGCAGCAGAAGCGCCTGTTCAAGAAGATGCGGGCGGGCGACGAGGTGGTGGTCGAATCCTGGGAGCGCTTGACCAGATCGACCAGGCAGCTGCTCAACTATGACCTTATGTTTCGAAACCTCGGCGTGAAGCTCACGTCCCTGAAACAGCCCGTGGATCTAGATACCGCATTCGGGCGCTTCGTGCTTGGCACCCATGCTTGCACCGCGGAACTTGAGCGAGATCTGATCAGGCAACGCCAGGCCGAGGGTATCGCCGTCAAACGGAGCCACGGCGGCAACGTGGGTGGCAGGCCTCGCACTGCCGGCGTCAAAGCCGATGCCGCAGTAAGGCTCTATCTTGGAGGAGAGACTCCTATTCCCGATATTTGCGCTGCGACTGGCGTCTCCAAATCAACGCTGTACCGCATCCTTCGTGAACGCGGATTGGTGGGCGTCAGGAAATAA
- a CDS encoding DUF1778 domain-containing protein — MEYRLANGSVITDEDIERECAEYESGSWEGSLVNLRVGRPRLSEVEANANLSFKCPKTGADLIERAAAACGMRKSEFLRSAAIEKAERILRSA; from the coding sequence ATGGAGTACAGGCTTGCAAACGGATCCGTTATCACGGACGAGGACATCGAGCGCGAGTGCGCGGAATACGAATCCGGCTCCTGGGAGGGGAGCCTGGTGAACCTCCGAGTCGGCCGCCCCAGGCTTTCCGAGGTGGAGGCCAACGCCAACCTGTCTTTCAAGTGCCCAAAGACGGGCGCCGACCTCATCGAAAGGGCGGCCGCCGCGTGCGGGATGCGGAAGTCGGAGTTCCTGCGCTCGGCCGCGATCGAGAAGGCCGAGAGGATACTCAGGTCGGCATAG
- the dnaB gene encoding replicative DNA helicase has translation MPLPTKLPSNIEAEKKVLAAAMTNRVSRVEIVASCTESDFFSPSNRTIFKAICDLDAKGIGADCVSVIDGLRSSGKLAAVGGEAYVIELISDDFAQASYEHYVDILRRDTARRNVIAATAEVTSLTNNPPIDTAEYISAVQDTFLAATEQSVPSDYKSMESALRLVLDSAEATRTGGATDHVKTGFSKLDELIGSFEPGQLIVLGARPAVGKSAFAINLATSIASVGTKVCLFSLEMTATEIGQRILASASAGASSGLTIGAIRDGLIKEGDRALAENIVASVSALPIDIDDTPGTTVASIRAKARRMLRGQGKGIIIVDYLQLVDDPKGSKFESRNVQIGKISRSLKILAKELNVPVIALSQLSRQVENRVGKVPQLSDLRDSGSIEQDADIVMFLDRSADDREANMDGRPAKGIANVIVAKNRMGATGTVEFVFKPEYCRFYVAARNVAR, from the coding sequence ATGCCGTTACCAACGAAACTCCCGTCCAACATCGAAGCAGAAAAGAAAGTGCTGGCCGCCGCCATGACGAACCGCGTTTCACGCGTGGAAATCGTGGCAAGTTGCACGGAGTCAGATTTTTTCTCTCCGTCGAACAGGACGATCTTCAAGGCGATTTGCGATCTTGATGCGAAGGGTATCGGGGCCGACTGCGTCTCCGTCATCGATGGGCTTCGGAGCAGCGGAAAGCTCGCTGCCGTCGGTGGCGAGGCATACGTCATCGAACTCATCTCGGACGACTTTGCTCAGGCGTCGTATGAGCACTACGTTGACATCCTGCGACGTGACACCGCTCGCCGTAATGTCATCGCCGCGACCGCTGAAGTAACGTCGCTAACCAATAACCCGCCGATAGACACCGCGGAATACATCTCCGCAGTCCAGGACACCTTTCTCGCCGCGACCGAGCAATCCGTCCCAAGCGATTACAAGAGCATGGAAAGCGCTTTACGCCTCGTCCTCGATTCCGCCGAGGCGACCAGGACGGGCGGAGCGACGGACCATGTCAAAACTGGATTCTCCAAGCTCGATGAGCTTATCGGTTCGTTCGAGCCTGGACAGCTCATCGTCCTCGGCGCTCGGCCGGCGGTCGGTAAGAGTGCTTTCGCAATCAATCTGGCAACATCGATCGCAAGCGTTGGTACGAAGGTATGCCTCTTCTCGCTGGAGATGACTGCTACCGAAATAGGACAGCGCATACTCGCGAGCGCGTCGGCCGGCGCTTCAAGCGGCTTGACCATCGGAGCCATCAGGGATGGGCTTATCAAGGAGGGCGACCGCGCCCTGGCTGAGAACATCGTGGCATCCGTGAGTGCTCTGCCAATCGACATCGACGACACGCCCGGAACGACCGTCGCGTCCATTCGCGCCAAGGCGAGGCGCATGCTTCGCGGGCAAGGAAAGGGAATCATCATCGTCGACTACCTGCAGCTGGTTGATGATCCCAAGGGAAGCAAGTTCGAGAGCAGGAACGTTCAGATCGGCAAGATCTCCCGTTCGCTCAAGATCCTCGCAAAGGAGCTTAACGTTCCCGTCATTGCGTTATCCCAGCTTTCTCGGCAGGTTGAGAATCGCGTCGGAAAAGTGCCCCAGTTGTCTGATCTTCGCGACTCCGGCTCGATCGAACAGGACGCCGATATCGTTATGTTCTTGGACCGTTCAGCCGACGATCGAGAGGCGAACATGGATGGACGTCCGGCCAAGGGCATCGCGAATGTCATCGTTGCTAAAAACCGAATGGGGGCGACCGGGACTGTTGAGTTCGTCTTCAAGCCGGAGTACTGCCGGTTCTACGTTGCCGCAAGAAACGTAGCGCGATAA
- a CDS encoding ATP-binding cassette domain-containing protein, with the protein MSVIVRDVSKRMGKNDVLRNVSIEVDPGTVVGLQGINGSGKTMLMRAVCGLIRPTEGEIIIDGQRLGADISFPPSLGMLIEAPSFLGYLSGYDNLELIAQIKGVATPEDIRSALRLVGLDADEKKKFRAYSLGMKQRLGIAAAIMEKPKLLVLDEPTNALDEAGVEMLKRVVAMAASTGREVLLSSHDGEVLEELADRVYCMRDGAVVEVRERS; encoded by the coding sequence ATGAGTGTGATCGTTAGGGACGTATCGAAGCGCATGGGCAAAAACGATGTCCTGCGCAACGTGTCTATCGAGGTTGACCCTGGGACTGTGGTCGGGCTTCAGGGGATAAACGGTTCGGGCAAGACCATGCTCATGCGAGCGGTCTGCGGATTGATTAGACCTACCGAGGGCGAGATCATTATCGATGGCCAAAGGCTTGGGGCGGACATCTCGTTCCCGCCGAGTCTGGGGATGTTGATCGAGGCGCCTTCCTTTTTGGGATATCTGTCTGGCTACGACAATCTGGAACTCATCGCTCAGATCAAGGGCGTTGCCACCCCCGAGGACATTCGCTCTGCCCTGCGGCTCGTGGGGCTCGATGCAGACGAAAAAAAGAAGTTCCGAGCATACTCGCTTGGGATGAAGCAGCGTCTGGGGATAGCTGCGGCGATTATGGAGAAGCCGAAGCTGCTTGTTCTCGATGAGCCAACGAATGCCCTCGACGAAGCGGGCGTGGAAATGCTCAAGCGCGTTGTGGCGATGGCGGCATCAACGGGTCGCGAGGTCCTTCTGTCCAGCCATGACGGAGAGGTGCTCGAGGAGCTGGCCGATCGGGTTTACTGCATGCGCGACGGTGCCGTTGTGGAAGTTCGGGAAAGGTCGTGA
- a CDS encoding ParA family protein encodes MIVSLINLKGGVGKTTSCIALATAAARDGKEVVVLDADPQGSATFWADNAEDNGEELPFAVDAANPATVKRAAKKFKGDPGRWAFIDCPPNGAILDAAQDASDFVIVPTGTGNADLVKTAETVKTMEANGRPYAVLLTRVLTNTNGFKAAQENLAAGGISYFDTAIRQKEDLKGYFGLPFGSALYGYDDVYSELREALNGR; translated from the coding sequence ATGATCGTTTCGCTGATCAATCTGAAGGGCGGTGTGGGCAAGACGACGAGCTGCATCGCGCTCGCGACGGCCGCCGCTCGCGACGGCAAGGAAGTCGTCGTACTCGACGCGGACCCGCAAGGATCGGCCACCTTCTGGGCCGATAACGCCGAGGACAACGGCGAGGAACTTCCCTTCGCCGTCGACGCCGCGAACCCCGCAACCGTCAAACGGGCGGCGAAGAAGTTCAAAGGCGATCCGGGCCGCTGGGCCTTCATCGATTGCCCACCCAATGGGGCCATCTTGGACGCGGCGCAGGACGCGTCGGACTTCGTCATCGTGCCGACCGGCACCGGCAACGCAGACCTCGTGAAAACGGCCGAGACCGTGAAAACGATGGAAGCGAACGGGAGGCCGTACGCCGTGCTTCTTACCCGCGTGCTGACGAACACCAACGGTTTCAAGGCTGCGCAGGAAAACCTTGCCGCCGGCGGTATTTCCTACTTCGACACGGCGATCCGCCAGAAGGAGGACCTGAAGGGCTACTTCGGGCTGCCGTTCGGATCGGCACTCTACGGATACGATGACGTCTACAGCGAGCTCAGGGAGGCCCTGAATGGCCGTTAA